From the genome of Streptacidiphilus rugosus AM-16, one region includes:
- a CDS encoding succinate dehydrogenase hydrophobic membrane anchor subunit, translating to MATDSIGSVELTESSAPADPASFLIEPPRKRTKTTAGRRSRTNFEMLAWLFMRLSGVVLVFLILGHLIIQLFLDGGVSKISFAFVAGRWASPFWQGWDLLMLWLAMLHGANGMRTVINDYAERDTTRFWLKVLLVTATVFTVLLGTLVIFTFDPNIS from the coding sequence ATGGCAACCGATTCCATCGGCAGCGTCGAGCTGACCGAGTCCAGCGCCCCCGCGGACCCGGCCTCGTTCCTGATCGAGCCGCCGCGCAAGCGGACCAAGACCACCGCGGGCCGCCGCAGCCGGACCAACTTCGAGATGCTGGCCTGGCTCTTCATGCGCCTGTCCGGTGTCGTGCTGGTCTTCCTGATCCTGGGCCACCTGATCATCCAGCTGTTCCTCGACGGCGGCGTGAGCAAGATCAGCTTCGCCTTCGTCGCCGGGCGCTGGGCCTCGCCGTTCTGGCAGGGCTGGGACCTGCTCATGCTCTGGCTCGCCATGCTCCACGGCGCCAACGGCATGCGCACCGTCATCAACGACTACGCCGAGCGCGACACCACTCGGTTCTGGCTGAAGGTCCTGCTGGTGACCGCCACGGTCTTCACCGTGCTGCTGGGCACCCTGGTGATCTTCACCTTCGACCCGAACATCAGCTGA
- the sdhA gene encoding succinate dehydrogenase flavoprotein subunit, whose amino-acid sequence MQIHQYDTVIVGAGGAGMRAAVEATKRSRTAVLTKLYPTRSHTGAAQGGMAAALANVEDDNWEWHTFDTVKGGDYLVDQDAAEILAKEAIDAVLDLEKMGLPFNRTPEGRIDQRRFGGHTRNHGEAAVRRSCYAADRTGHMILQTLYQNCVKEGVEFFNEFYVLDLLLTEVDGVKKTAGVVAYELATGEVHVFQAKSVIFASGGNGKFFKVTSNAHTLTGDGQAAAYRRGLPLEDMEFFQFHPTGIWRMGILLTEGARGEGGILRNKDGERFMERYAPVMKDLASRDVVSRAIYSEIRAGRGCGLNGDHVYLDLTHLPPEQLDAKLPDITEFARTYLGIEPYTDPIPIQPTAHYAMGGIPTNNESEVLLDNTTVVPGLYAAGEVACVSVHGANRLGTNSLLDINVFGRRAGIAAAKYAETAEYVELPENPAAKVVELLEGIRTATGTERVSDIRSALQESMDTNVSVYRTEETLKQAVADIAELKERYKNISVMDKGKRYNTDLLEAVELGNLLDLAEVTATSALARKESRGGHYREDFPTRDDVNFMRHTMAYREVDAQGNTTVRLDYKPVVVTRYQPMERKY is encoded by the coding sequence ATGCAGATTCACCAGTACGACACCGTCATCGTCGGCGCCGGCGGCGCCGGGATGCGCGCCGCGGTCGAGGCCACCAAGCGCAGCCGCACCGCGGTGCTGACCAAGCTCTACCCGACCCGCTCCCACACCGGCGCGGCCCAGGGCGGCATGGCCGCCGCCCTCGCCAACGTCGAGGACGACAACTGGGAGTGGCACACCTTCGACACCGTCAAGGGCGGTGACTACCTGGTCGACCAGGACGCCGCCGAGATCCTGGCCAAGGAGGCGATCGACGCCGTCCTCGACCTGGAGAAGATGGGTCTGCCCTTCAACCGCACCCCCGAGGGCCGGATCGACCAGCGCCGCTTCGGCGGCCACACCCGCAACCACGGCGAGGCGGCCGTGCGCCGCTCCTGCTACGCGGCGGACCGCACCGGCCACATGATCCTCCAGACGCTGTACCAGAACTGCGTCAAGGAGGGTGTGGAGTTCTTCAACGAGTTCTACGTCCTCGACCTCCTCCTCACCGAGGTCGACGGGGTCAAGAAGACCGCCGGCGTCGTCGCGTACGAGCTGGCCACCGGCGAGGTGCACGTCTTCCAGGCGAAGTCGGTCATCTTCGCCTCGGGCGGCAACGGCAAGTTCTTCAAGGTGACCTCCAACGCGCACACCCTGACCGGTGACGGCCAGGCCGCCGCGTACCGTCGCGGCCTGCCGCTGGAGGACATGGAGTTCTTCCAGTTCCACCCGACGGGCATCTGGCGCATGGGCATCCTGCTCACCGAGGGCGCCCGCGGCGAGGGCGGCATCCTGCGCAACAAGGACGGCGAGCGCTTCATGGAGCGCTACGCACCCGTCATGAAGGACCTCGCGTCCCGTGACGTCGTCTCCCGCGCGATCTACTCGGAGATCCGGGCCGGTCGTGGCTGCGGCCTCAACGGCGACCACGTCTACCTGGACCTCACCCACCTGCCGCCGGAGCAGCTGGACGCCAAGCTGCCGGACATCACCGAGTTCGCGCGCACCTACCTCGGCATCGAGCCCTACACGGACCCGATCCCGATCCAGCCGACGGCGCACTACGCCATGGGCGGCATCCCGACGAACAACGAGTCCGAGGTCCTCCTGGACAACACGACCGTCGTTCCCGGCCTGTACGCCGCCGGCGAGGTCGCCTGCGTGTCGGTGCACGGCGCCAACCGCCTGGGCACCAACTCGCTGCTCGACATCAACGTCTTCGGCCGCCGCGCCGGCATCGCCGCCGCCAAGTACGCCGAGACGGCCGAGTACGTCGAGCTGCCGGAGAACCCGGCCGCGAAGGTCGTCGAGCTGCTCGAGGGCATCCGCACCGCGACCGGCACCGAGCGCGTCTCGGACATCCGCAGCGCGCTGCAGGAGTCGATGGACACCAACGTGTCCGTCTACCGCACCGAGGAGACCCTGAAGCAGGCGGTGGCCGACATCGCCGAGCTGAAGGAGCGCTACAAGAACATCTCGGTGATGGACAAGGGCAAGCGGTACAACACCGACCTGCTGGAGGCCGTCGAGCTGGGCAACCTGCTCGACCTGGCCGAGGTCACCGCGACCTCCGCGCTGGCCCGCAAGGAGTCCCGCGGCGGTCACTACCGCGAGGACTTCCCGACCCGTGACGACGTCAACTTCATGCGGCACACCATGGCGTACCGCGAGGTCGACGCCCAGGGCAACACGACTGTCCGCCTGGACTACAAGCCGGTCGTGGTGACCCGCTACCAGCCGATGGAGCGTAAGTACTGA
- a CDS encoding succinate dehydrogenase iron-sulfur subunit: MSTPTIEDATPHNSAALDAAESGKVELITITLRIRRFNPEEHPEAVWVDYQLTVDPKERVLDAINTVKWEQDGTLTYRRSCAHGVCGSDAMRINGKNRLACKTLIKDVNPEKPITIEPIKGMTVLKDLVVDMDPFFQAYRDVMPFLITKGNAPTRERIQSEEDVQRFEDTTKCILCAACTSSCPVFWNDGQYFGPAAIVNAHRFIFDSRDEGAEQRLEILNDREGVWRCRTTFNCTDACPRGIEVTKAIQEVKRALITRRY; encoded by the coding sequence ATGAGCACCCCCACCATCGAGGACGCAACCCCGCACAACTCCGCGGCGCTCGACGCCGCCGAGTCGGGCAAGGTCGAGCTGATCACCATCACGCTCCGCATCCGCCGGTTCAACCCGGAGGAGCACCCGGAGGCGGTGTGGGTCGACTACCAGCTCACGGTGGACCCGAAGGAGCGCGTCCTCGACGCGATCAACACGGTCAAGTGGGAGCAGGACGGCACGCTGACCTACCGTCGCTCCTGCGCCCACGGCGTCTGCGGCTCCGACGCGATGCGGATCAACGGCAAGAACCGTCTTGCCTGCAAGACCCTCATCAAGGACGTGAACCCGGAGAAGCCGATCACGATCGAGCCCATCAAGGGCATGACGGTCCTCAAGGACCTGGTCGTGGACATGGACCCGTTCTTCCAGGCCTACCGCGACGTGATGCCCTTCCTGATCACCAAGGGCAACGCGCCGACCCGGGAGCGGATCCAGTCGGAGGAGGACGTCCAGCGCTTCGAGGACACCACCAAGTGCATCCTCTGCGCCGCATGCACCTCCTCCTGCCCGGTGTTCTGGAACGACGGCCAGTACTTCGGTCCGGCCGCGATCGTGAACGCCCACCGCTTCATCTTCGACTCGCGTGACGAGGGCGCGGAGCAGCGGCTGGAGATCCTGAACGACCGTGAGGGCGTGTGGCGCTGCCGCACCACCTTCAACTGCACCGACGCGTGCCCGCGTGGCATCGAGGTGACGAAGGCGATCCAGGAAGTGAAGCGCGCGCTGATCACGCGTCGCTACTGA
- a CDS encoding GtrA family protein, whose product MPVRFAAPLRRIGPELGRFGAVGLAAYGTDVALFNLLRGHGGAGPLAAKAVSLTFATAVAYLGNRWWTYRDRVREPQARTGVCREVVLFVLVSLGGLLIQLSCLAVSHYLLGFTSLLADNVSGSVVGMIGATGFRLLGFRTWVFRARSV is encoded by the coding sequence ATGCCCGTGCGGTTCGCTGCGCCGCTGCGCCGGATCGGCCCCGAGCTGGGACGCTTCGGCGCGGTCGGTCTGGCGGCCTACGGCACCGACGTCGCGCTGTTCAACCTGCTGCGCGGGCACGGCGGCGCCGGGCCGCTGGCGGCGAAGGCGGTGTCGCTGACCTTCGCCACCGCCGTGGCCTATCTGGGCAACCGCTGGTGGACCTACCGCGACCGCGTCCGCGAGCCGCAGGCCCGCACCGGGGTCTGCCGGGAGGTGGTGCTGTTCGTCCTGGTGAGCCTGGGCGGACTGCTGATCCAGCTGAGCTGTCTCGCGGTCTCCCACTACCTGCTGGGCTTCACCAGCCTGCTCGCCGACAACGTCTCAGGCAGCGTCGTGGGCATGATCGGCGCTACGGGCTTCCGCCTGCTGGGCTTCCGCACCTGGGTCTTCCGTGCGCGCAGCGTCTGA
- a CDS encoding D-alanyl-D-alanine carboxypeptidase family protein, whose product MQLRDQALRKALSGVAVMTAVLTVTAAKPAPSPSGSPVRKPPAQMSTVGGEALGRPGPQVGAGAPALPKGISSLSWIVSDADTGQVLAAQNPHWALPPASTLKTLFADTVLPKFSQTATHKVAEADFDGMGAGSSMVGVMPGQTYTVSDLWLGVFLRSGNDAVHVLAAMNGGVATTVQEMQAKAEALGAKDTRVVSPDGYDMPGQVSSAYDLTLFARDGLKNPDFAKYCSTAIAHFPGGPSTKGKPFEIDNTNRLLTGFDGVGGRYPGVIGVKNGYTTNAGNTLIEGARRDGRTLLVTLMNPQAPVRDEVYREARALLDWGFAAEGRTRPIGTLDAAKSVAQDAATPSATAAARPWAAATTASSGSPTTLYAAAGVAALALLSGAYVLLTRRRRRHR is encoded by the coding sequence GTGCAGCTACGTGATCAAGCGCTGAGGAAGGCCCTCTCCGGGGTGGCCGTCATGACGGCCGTACTGACCGTCACCGCCGCGAAACCCGCCCCGAGTCCGAGCGGGAGCCCGGTCAGAAAGCCCCCGGCGCAGATGTCGACGGTCGGCGGCGAGGCGCTGGGCCGACCGGGCCCGCAGGTCGGCGCGGGCGCGCCGGCCCTGCCCAAGGGGATCTCCTCGCTGTCCTGGATCGTCTCCGACGCGGACACGGGCCAGGTGCTCGCCGCGCAGAACCCGCACTGGGCGCTGCCGCCGGCCAGCACGCTGAAGACCCTCTTCGCCGACACGGTGCTGCCGAAGTTCTCCCAGACGGCGACGCACAAGGTCGCCGAGGCGGACTTCGACGGCATGGGCGCGGGCAGCAGCATGGTCGGCGTGATGCCCGGTCAGACGTACACGGTCTCCGACCTCTGGCTCGGCGTCTTCCTCCGTTCGGGCAACGACGCGGTGCACGTGCTCGCCGCGATGAACGGCGGCGTCGCGACGACGGTGCAGGAGATGCAGGCCAAGGCGGAGGCGCTGGGCGCGAAGGACACCCGCGTGGTCAGCCCGGACGGATACGACATGCCGGGGCAGGTTTCCTCGGCCTACGACCTGACGCTCTTCGCCAGGGACGGGCTGAAGAACCCGGACTTCGCGAAGTACTGCTCGACCGCGATCGCGCACTTCCCCGGCGGCCCGAGCACGAAGGGCAAGCCCTTCGAGATCGACAACACCAACCGGCTGCTGACCGGCTTCGACGGGGTGGGCGGCCGCTATCCCGGCGTGATCGGCGTCAAGAACGGCTACACGACGAACGCGGGCAACACCCTGATCGAGGGCGCGCGACGTGACGGCCGCACCCTGCTGGTCACCCTGATGAACCCGCAGGCCCCGGTCAGGGACGAGGTCTACCGCGAGGCACGGGCCCTGCTGGACTGGGGCTTCGCCGCGGAGGGCAGGACCCGGCCCATCGGCACCCTGGACGCCGCGAAGTCGGTGGCCCAGGACGCGGCGACCCCGTCGGCGACGGCTGCGGCGCGGCCCTGGGCCGCGGCGACGACCGCCTCGTCCGGCTCCCCCACCACGCTGTACGCCGCCGCGGGCGTCGCAGCCCTGGCCCTCCTCTCCGGCGCCTACGTCCTCCTCACCCGCCGCCGTCGCCGCCACCGCTAG
- a CDS encoding YihY/virulence factor BrkB family protein, translating into MEWLKRVPVVGPAVGWVLRTRAYRVFEHFNDVGSNRMAGAVTFFGFLALFPLLTVALAVAAALLSDHRTDQLQQKIAEQFPGLSDQLNIHDIANNAGTVGVISGVILLVSGLGWVDTTRVCIRTSWALPIEPGNVIVRKLWDVGVLIGLGLVGAVSLGASTAAGAAANQVAKWIGAGHAGAGRAGLTAAAFVIAVAADLLVFSYLLTGLPRIFGQRRRVVLEAALMGAVGFELLKQALAAYVAGVATKSVYGAFGTPIALLLWINFMCRWLLYCVAWTATADPAAARARARARAREALAKADE; encoded by the coding sequence ATGGAGTGGCTGAAGCGCGTGCCGGTGGTCGGACCGGCGGTCGGGTGGGTGCTGCGGACGCGTGCGTACCGCGTCTTCGAGCACTTCAACGACGTCGGCTCGAACAGGATGGCCGGGGCGGTGACCTTCTTCGGCTTCCTGGCCCTCTTCCCGCTGCTGACGGTGGCCCTGGCGGTCGCGGCGGCGCTGCTGAGCGACCATCGGACCGACCAGTTGCAGCAGAAGATCGCGGAGCAGTTCCCCGGCCTCTCCGACCAGCTCAACATTCACGACATCGCGAACAACGCGGGCACGGTCGGCGTGATCAGCGGCGTCATCCTGCTGGTCTCCGGCCTCGGCTGGGTGGACACCACGCGTGTCTGCATCCGCACGTCCTGGGCGTTGCCGATCGAGCCGGGCAACGTGATCGTCCGCAAGCTGTGGGACGTCGGCGTCCTGATCGGCCTCGGTCTCGTGGGCGCGGTCTCCCTCGGCGCGTCGACCGCGGCGGGCGCGGCGGCGAACCAGGTGGCGAAGTGGATCGGCGCGGGCCACGCGGGCGCGGGCCGCGCGGGCCTGACGGCGGCGGCGTTCGTGATCGCGGTGGCGGCGGACCTGCTGGTCTTCTCCTACCTCCTGACCGGCCTGCCGCGGATCTTCGGCCAACGCCGGCGGGTGGTCCTGGAGGCGGCGCTGATGGGGGCCGTGGGCTTCGAGCTGCTGAAGCAGGCCCTGGCGGCGTACGTGGCGGGCGTCGCCACGAAGAGCGTGTACGGGGCCTTCGGCACGCCGATCGCCCTGCTGCTCTGGATCAACTTCATGTGCCGCTGGCTCCTCTACTGCGTCGCCTGGACGGCCACCGCCGACCCCGCCGCCGCCCGCGCCCGCGCCAGGGCCCGCGCCCGCGAGGCCCTCGCCAAGGCCGACGAGTGA
- a CDS encoding decaprenylphospho-beta-D-erythro-pentofuranosid-2-ulose 2-reductase → MLNALGDPQSLLLLGGSSEIGLATARRLVTGRVRVVHLAGRPSPALDAAADELRALGAEVSVHDFDAAAVDTHETVLGKIFAEGDIDVALLAFGVLGDQQRDEHEPMAAADVARVNYLGAVTSGLVCAQALRRQGHGALVVLSSVAGERARRSNFIYGSTKAGLDAFAQGLGDSLQGSGARVMVVRPGFVRTRMTEGMQEAPLATTADAVAEAITTGLRRGTETVWVPGALRYVMSGLRHLPRPLFRRLPL, encoded by the coding sequence ATGCTGAACGCCCTGGGCGACCCCCAGTCCCTGCTGCTCCTCGGCGGCTCCTCCGAGATCGGCCTGGCCACCGCGCGCCGACTGGTCACGGGCCGGGTCCGCGTGGTCCACCTCGCCGGGCGTCCCTCGCCCGCGCTCGACGCCGCCGCGGACGAGCTGCGGGCGCTCGGCGCGGAGGTCTCGGTGCACGACTTCGACGCGGCGGCCGTCGACACCCACGAAACGGTCCTCGGCAAGATCTTCGCCGAGGGCGACATCGACGTCGCCCTGCTGGCCTTCGGCGTCCTCGGCGACCAGCAGCGCGACGAGCACGAGCCGATGGCGGCGGCCGACGTCGCCCGGGTCAACTATCTGGGCGCGGTCACCTCCGGCCTGGTCTGCGCGCAGGCCCTGCGCCGTCAGGGCCACGGCGCGCTGGTCGTGCTCTCCTCCGTGGCGGGGGAGCGGGCCCGGCGGTCCAACTTCATCTACGGCTCGACCAAGGCCGGTCTGGACGCCTTCGCGCAGGGCCTCGGGGACTCCCTCCAGGGCTCCGGCGCGCGGGTGATGGTGGTCCGGCCCGGCTTCGTCCGGACCAGGATGACCGAGGGCATGCAGGAGGCCCCGCTCGCCACCACGGCCGACGCCGTGGCCGAGGCGATCACGACCGGGCTCCGCCGCGGTACCGAGACCGTCTGGGTGCCCGGCGCCCTGCGCTACGTCATGTCCGGCCTGCGGCACCTGCCGCGCCCTCTCTTCCGGCGGCTGCCTCTCTGA
- a CDS encoding FAD-binding protein encodes MEGQLTGWGRTAPTTARLCAPTTADEAAAALRGAGGRGAVARGLGRSYGDAAQNAGGTVLDMTRLAAVRSLDLAQGLVEVEAGISLDRLMRLLLPFGWFVPVTPGTRHVTVGGAIGADIHGKNHHVSGSFSRHVTRMRLLTADGGTHELLPGEELFDATTGGMGLTGVILDATIRLLPVSTSLMTVDTERAHDLDDLMDRLETTDHRYRYSVAWIDLVARGAATGRAVLTRGEHATADLLSPRQLADPLAFRPRSLPAVPRGIPGGLLRTATVGAFNELWYRKAPRERRGQLQRIGAFFHPLDGVPDWNRVYGRAGFLQYQFVVPYGQEATLRSIVEQLSRHGCPSFLAVLKRFGEGGPGWLSFPMPGWTLALDLPAGVPGLGPLLDRLDEQVLAAGGRVYLAKDSRMRPQTLSGMYPRLAEFRALRQRIDPHGALTSDLARRLAL; translated from the coding sequence ATGGAAGGACAACTCACCGGGTGGGGGCGCACCGCGCCCACGACGGCCAGGCTCTGCGCGCCCACCACCGCCGACGAGGCCGCCGCCGCGCTGCGCGGGGCGGGTGGACGCGGCGCTGTGGCCCGCGGGCTCGGCCGCAGCTACGGCGACGCCGCCCAGAACGCCGGAGGCACCGTCCTCGACATGACCCGGCTGGCCGCCGTCCGGTCCCTCGACCTGGCGCAGGGCCTGGTCGAGGTCGAGGCGGGGATCAGCCTCGACCGGCTGATGCGGCTGCTGCTGCCCTTCGGCTGGTTCGTCCCGGTCACCCCCGGCACCCGCCACGTCACCGTCGGCGGGGCGATCGGCGCGGACATCCACGGCAAGAACCACCACGTGAGCGGCAGCTTCAGCCGGCATGTCACCCGGATGCGGCTGCTCACCGCCGACGGCGGGACGCACGAACTGCTCCCCGGCGAGGAGCTCTTCGACGCGACGACCGGTGGCATGGGGCTGACCGGCGTGATCCTCGACGCCACGATCCGGCTGCTGCCCGTCTCCACCTCCCTCATGACCGTCGACACCGAACGCGCCCACGACCTCGACGACCTGATGGACCGCCTGGAGACGACGGACCACCGCTACCGCTACTCGGTTGCCTGGATCGACCTGGTGGCCCGCGGCGCCGCCACCGGCCGGGCCGTGCTGACCCGCGGCGAGCACGCCACAGCGGACCTGCTGAGCCCGCGTCAGCTGGCCGATCCGTTGGCCTTCCGCCCGCGCAGCCTCCCCGCCGTCCCGCGCGGCATCCCCGGCGGGCTGCTGCGCACCGCCACGGTCGGGGCCTTCAACGAGCTCTGGTACCGCAAGGCCCCGCGCGAGAGACGCGGACAGCTCCAGCGCATCGGCGCGTTCTTCCACCCGCTCGACGGCGTCCCCGACTGGAACCGCGTCTACGGGCGGGCGGGCTTCCTGCAGTACCAGTTCGTCGTCCCCTACGGGCAGGAGGCGACGCTGCGCTCGATCGTCGAGCAGCTCAGCCGGCACGGCTGCCCGTCGTTCCTGGCCGTGCTCAAGCGCTTCGGCGAGGGCGGCCCCGGCTGGCTCTCCTTCCCGATGCCCGGCTGGACCCTCGCCCTCGACCTCCCGGCCGGCGTTCCCGGCCTCGGGCCGCTGCTGGACCGGCTCGACGAGCAGGTGCTGGCCGCCGGCGGCCGGGTCTACCTGGCCAAGGACTCACGGATGCGCCCGCAGACACTGTCCGGGATGTACCCGAGGCTCGCGGAGTTCCGCGCGCTGCGGCAGCGCATCGACCCGCACGGCGCCCTCACCTCCGACCTCGCCCGCCGCCTCGCACTCTGA
- a CDS encoding bifunctional glycosyltransferase/CDP-glycerol:glycerophosphate glycerophosphotransferase: protein MPRISVVVPAYQVQAYLGECLESVLGQSFRDIEVIAVDDCSPDGSGAIMDGFAQADARVRVLHLPENVGLGRARNAGMEQATGDYLFFLDSDDTLTPGALQAIADRLDATADPDVLIFDYARTYWDGREVRSRDAGLFAPQEGRPEVFAVAEREEVLGLLMVVWNKVYRRDFVQKHAFEFPPGYYEDTPWTYPVMLAARTVAMLDLVAVHYRQRRQGGNILATVSRKHFDIFGQYDRVFAFVDAHPELDHWRPLLHRRMAEHLRTIGNHPDRVPAAARKEFFERAVEAEQRHRPAGGAAVELRGSWKASALGQAARKAKNVARAAQPELRRAVAGPLLGGYQRIQRRLPIDDDLAVFASYWARTPACNPAAIHAKLRELAPELRTVWVVEAKRRAEAPKGIDIVSPGSRSYREAISRAKFFVNNVNFPDGAPKRPGTVQLQTHHGTPVKKMGLDLRDYPAAGQSIDFAKLLGRVDRWDYSLSSNRFSTLIWERVYPSSFRSLEYGYPRNDVYYAADGEQVRAARRELGVPEGAKVLLYAPTLRDYRASYRPQLDLHRFAASLGEEYVVLNRAHYLYDTAARPAGPGGAQVIDVSRHPSLERLALAADALVTDYSSVMFDYANLDRPIVVFADDWEVYRQTRGVYLDLLSGRPGETPGPVATTEVELVDVFRSGAWRGEESATLRAAFRERFCEFDDGRAAERVVRTVFLGETEPLPVLPPAARTPAPTPEQAESGASAGRLPGQQSGQEPEQLLSNS from the coding sequence ATGCCCCGGATCAGCGTCGTTGTGCCCGCCTACCAGGTCCAGGCCTACCTGGGCGAGTGTCTTGAGTCCGTCCTGGGGCAGTCCTTCAGGGATATCGAGGTCATCGCGGTCGACGACTGCTCGCCCGACGGCAGCGGCGCGATCATGGACGGATTCGCACAGGCGGACGCCAGGGTACGGGTGCTTCACCTGCCCGAGAACGTCGGCCTCGGCCGGGCCAGGAACGCCGGAATGGAACAGGCGACCGGGGACTACCTGTTCTTCCTCGACAGCGACGACACGCTGACCCCCGGCGCGCTCCAGGCGATCGCCGACCGGCTGGACGCGACCGCGGACCCGGACGTCCTGATCTTCGACTACGCGCGCACCTACTGGGACGGCCGCGAGGTCCGCAGCAGGGACGCCGGGCTCTTCGCCCCGCAGGAGGGCAGGCCCGAGGTCTTCGCCGTCGCCGAGCGCGAGGAGGTCCTCGGGCTGCTGATGGTGGTGTGGAACAAGGTCTACCGCCGCGACTTCGTCCAGAAGCACGCCTTCGAGTTCCCGCCCGGGTACTACGAGGACACCCCCTGGACCTACCCGGTGATGCTGGCCGCGAGGACCGTGGCCATGCTCGACCTGGTCGCCGTTCACTACCGGCAGCGGCGTCAGGGCGGGAACATCCTGGCCACCGTCAGCCGCAAGCACTTCGACATCTTCGGGCAGTACGACCGGGTCTTCGCGTTCGTCGACGCCCACCCCGAGCTGGACCACTGGCGGCCGCTGCTGCACCGGCGGATGGCCGAGCACCTGCGCACCATCGGCAACCACCCCGACCGGGTGCCCGCCGCCGCCCGCAAGGAGTTCTTCGAGCGCGCCGTCGAGGCCGAGCAGCGGCACCGCCCCGCCGGCGGCGCCGCGGTCGAGCTGCGCGGCAGCTGGAAGGCGTCCGCGCTCGGGCAGGCCGCCCGAAAGGCCAAGAACGTCGCCCGCGCCGCCCAGCCGGAGCTGCGCCGCGCGGTCGCCGGACCGCTGCTCGGCGGCTACCAGCGGATCCAGCGCCGGCTGCCGATCGACGACGACCTCGCCGTCTTCGCCAGCTACTGGGCCCGCACGCCCGCCTGCAACCCCGCCGCGATCCACGCGAAGCTGCGCGAGCTCGCGCCCGAGCTGCGCACCGTGTGGGTGGTGGAGGCGAAGCGCAGGGCGGAGGCCCCCAAGGGCATCGACATCGTCTCGCCCGGCTCGCGCAGCTACCGTGAGGCGATCTCCCGCGCGAAGTTCTTCGTCAACAACGTGAACTTCCCCGACGGCGCGCCCAAGCGCCCTGGCACCGTGCAGTTGCAGACGCACCACGGCACCCCGGTCAAGAAGATGGGCCTGGACCTGCGCGACTACCCCGCGGCGGGCCAGTCGATCGACTTCGCCAAGCTGCTGGGGCGGGTCGACCGCTGGGACTACAGCCTCAGCTCGAACCGTTTCTCGACGCTGATCTGGGAGCGGGTCTACCCCTCCTCGTTCCGCAGCCTGGAGTACGGCTACCCGCGCAACGACGTCTACTACGCGGCCGACGGCGAGCAGGTGCGGGCCGCCCGGCGCGAGCTCGGCGTCCCCGAGGGCGCGAAGGTCCTGCTCTACGCCCCCACGCTGCGCGACTACCGCGCCTCCTACCGGCCGCAGCTGGACCTGCACCGCTTCGCCGCCTCGCTGGGCGAGGAGTACGTCGTGCTCAACCGCGCCCACTACCTCTACGACACCGCCGCGCGACCGGCGGGCCCCGGCGGCGCGCAGGTGATCGACGTGTCCCGGCACCCGTCGCTGGAGCGCCTGGCGCTGGCGGCGGACGCGCTGGTGACGGACTACTCCTCGGTCATGTTCGACTACGCCAACCTGGACCGGCCCATCGTCGTCTTCGCCGACGACTGGGAGGTCTACCGGCAGACCCGCGGCGTCTATCTCGACCTGCTCTCCGGCCGGCCCGGCGAGACGCCGGGTCCGGTGGCCACCACCGAGGTCGAACTGGTCGACGTGTTCCGCTCCGGCGCCTGGCGCGGCGAGGAGTCGGCCACGCTGCGGGCCGCGTTCCGGGAGCGGTTCTGCGAGTTCGACGACGGCCGTGCCGCCGAGCGGGTCGTGCGGACGGTGTTCCTCGGCGAGACCGAGCCGCTGCCGGTCCTCCCGCCGGCCGCGCGGACCCCCGCGCCGACCCCGGAGCAGGCCGAGTCCGGCGCTTCGGCGGGGCGGCTGCCGGGACAGCAGTCGGGGCAGGAGCCCGAGCAACTGCTCAGCAACTCCTGA